In Rubripirellula amarantea, a single genomic region encodes these proteins:
- a CDS encoding metallophosphoesterase family protein, producing MRRFVIGDIHGCDKALRTIIDTIAPNPSDEIIFLGDYIDRGPNSKGVIEQLLKLTSECQVITLRGNHEIMLQGVALHGLDEQLWLANGGRATLTSYGGKIAKIPDSHMDFFHGLRAYHETGESIFVHAGYDHSLEMHRQPEMNTYWMHLAFPFPPPHVSGKRVYVGHSPQGSGDILDLGHLVCLDTYCFGGGYLTAFNLDTLDCIQADRHGHLRRAPFAIVGDGIKRLASRLGATYRKFSKDKTEPDDDPTPDAKES from the coding sequence ATGCGAAGGTTCGTGATTGGTGACATTCACGGATGCGATAAAGCGCTGCGAACAATCATCGATACGATCGCTCCCAATCCCTCCGACGAAATCATCTTTCTTGGCGACTACATCGATCGTGGCCCCAATTCCAAAGGGGTGATTGAACAGCTACTGAAGCTCACGAGCGAATGCCAAGTGATCACGTTGCGTGGCAATCATGAAATCATGCTTCAAGGCGTGGCCCTGCATGGTCTCGACGAACAATTGTGGTTAGCCAACGGAGGTCGGGCGACGCTTACCAGCTACGGTGGAAAAATTGCCAAGATCCCTGATTCGCATATGGATTTTTTTCATGGCTTGCGAGCGTATCATGAAACTGGCGAATCCATCTTCGTGCATGCTGGGTATGATCACTCGCTCGAAATGCATCGACAACCCGAGATGAACACCTATTGGATGCACCTAGCATTCCCGTTTCCGCCGCCTCACGTCAGCGGAAAACGAGTGTATGTGGGTCACTCGCCACAAGGTTCTGGCGACATCCTTGATTTGGGTCACCTAGTTTGCCTGGACACTTATTGCTTCGGTGGGGGATATCTAACCGCGTTCAACCTCGACACTCTTGACTGCATTCAAGCGGACCGGCACGGGCACTTGCGAAGAGCGCCGTTTGCAATCGTCGGGGATGGCATCAAGCGGCTGGCGTCTCGCCTTGGAGCAACGTATCGGAAATTCAGCAAAGACAAGACGGAACCAGACGACGATCCGACGCCTGATGCTAAGGAAAGCTAG
- a CDS encoding redoxin domain-containing protein: MPRSILGSLTCLLFSVVSCSDALAVDKVQLQPVLLQMIRDTAIHEELSLSSDQVGTVLGQLPEIDGPWFRARNLQPAEQTRVINELTDALRSRLADTLTPQQSNRLRQLERQALGTRMVLRQDVVDELDISDDQLSRFNEAAAKTETEAAAVQKEVFDGKIDNRAAGKRVEALQKEERTHMVATLNENQRAMLSKLTGKPFDFGKIKRMYPLAPELEDDGVTWIQGGPLTLSELRGKVVAVHFYAFQCINCQRNFPHYKAWHKDYEDDGLVVIGIQTPETPAERRLEKVSAAVKNDGFEFPTMLDAESSNWKAWHNTMWPTVYLIDKEGFLRRWWQGELNWNGTPGEQQMRDTIEILLAE, from the coding sequence ATGCCTCGAAGCATACTGGGCAGTCTTACTTGCCTTCTCTTTAGCGTTGTTAGCTGTTCGGACGCCTTGGCTGTCGACAAGGTCCAATTGCAGCCTGTGCTGCTTCAAATGATTCGCGATACCGCGATACACGAAGAATTGTCGTTGTCGTCGGATCAGGTTGGAACGGTGCTTGGCCAGTTGCCCGAAATTGATGGTCCGTGGTTTCGTGCACGGAACTTGCAGCCCGCTGAGCAAACGCGAGTCATTAACGAACTTACTGACGCATTGAGATCGCGGTTGGCTGATACGTTGACTCCACAACAGTCAAACCGATTACGGCAACTCGAACGTCAGGCCTTGGGAACTCGGATGGTGCTTCGCCAGGATGTCGTCGACGAGTTGGACATCAGCGACGACCAACTGAGTCGTTTCAACGAAGCGGCTGCGAAAACGGAAACGGAAGCGGCTGCTGTTCAGAAAGAGGTGTTCGATGGCAAGATTGACAACCGTGCCGCAGGCAAGCGTGTCGAGGCGTTGCAGAAAGAAGAGCGAACTCACATGGTGGCGACGCTCAATGAGAACCAACGAGCGATGCTAAGTAAGCTAACGGGTAAACCTTTTGACTTTGGCAAGATCAAGCGAATGTACCCTCTAGCACCAGAACTTGAAGACGATGGTGTGACCTGGATACAGGGGGGACCGTTGACCTTGTCCGAATTAAGGGGCAAAGTCGTGGCTGTTCATTTTTACGCGTTTCAATGCATCAACTGTCAACGCAATTTTCCGCACTACAAAGCATGGCACAAAGATTACGAAGATGACGGTTTGGTCGTGATCGGGATTCAGACGCCGGAGACTCCGGCGGAACGACGACTAGAAAAGGTTTCCGCAGCGGTGAAGAACGATGGGTTTGAATTTCCTACCATGCTGGATGCGGAGAGTTCGAACTGGAAAGCCTGGCACAATACGATGTGGCCGACGGTTTATTTGATCGACAAGGAAGGCTTTTTGCGGCGATGGTGGCAAGGTGAGTTGAACTGGAACGGCACACCGGGTGAACAGCAAATGAGAGACACAATCGAGATATTGCTCGCCGAGTAA
- a CDS encoding Dabb family protein produces MKIAILTSILFLGIVIGMAPLPALAQDESERVLRHAVFFKFKETSSEKDIQSVVDAFVALPTKIDSIVNFQWGTNNSPEGLDDGFTHAFLLTFNDESGREEYLPHPAHKEFGNVLRPHMADVFVVDYWGSKSTEDLQGEIKHAVFFKFKDDASSEAVKNVEDAFAALPSKIDTIKAFEWGTNNSPETHDDGFTHCFMVTFADDDGRKVYLPHPDHQAFVKVLGPVLDKVRVIDFQVTPK; encoded by the coding sequence ATGAAAATTGCTATTCTTACCAGCATCTTATTTCTCGGCATCGTGATTGGCATGGCTCCACTTCCTGCATTGGCACAAGATGAATCTGAGCGTGTGCTCCGTCACGCCGTATTCTTCAAGTTCAAAGAAACTTCCAGCGAAAAAGATATTCAATCAGTCGTCGATGCGTTCGTTGCTCTACCGACCAAGATTGATTCGATTGTTAATTTCCAATGGGGAACAAACAACAGTCCCGAAGGTCTCGATGATGGATTCACTCACGCGTTCCTGCTAACGTTCAACGACGAAAGCGGACGAGAAGAATACCTCCCTCATCCAGCGCACAAAGAATTCGGCAACGTCCTTCGCCCTCACATGGCCGACGTTTTTGTCGTCGATTACTGGGGAAGCAAGTCAACCGAGGACCTTCAAGGCGAGATCAAGCACGCCGTGTTCTTCAAGTTCAAAGACGACGCATCGAGCGAAGCCGTGAAGAACGTCGAAGATGCCTTTGCGGCGTTGCCGTCAAAGATCGATACGATCAAGGCATTTGAGTGGGGAACGAACAATAGCCCGGAAACTCATGACGATGGATTCACCCATTGCTTCATGGTTACGTTTGCCGACGACGACGGTCGCAAAGTCTACCTGCCTCACCCCGATCACCAAGCGTTCGTGAAGGTACTCGGCCCTGTACTCGACAAGGTCCGCGTCATTGACTTTCAAGTAACGCCTAAGTAA
- a CDS encoding sugar phosphate isomerase family, whose amino-acid sequence MTRPLSKIAPSWWDYTTLDPTLLADAAKLSAEDLSSMSRPGFSVRIIDTLEEFYLAEALEYINAWKQSTDDRPTGICGPIGPTEQLPLVARLVNDLEIDIRAAHFWGMDEWVDEHGKPVSIEHPLSFAKADMEMCFNKINPKLRMPDSHLHFPAGDLDAYSKTFDEIDCLVMQGGQGEVKHWAFNDPPKREGEHLNAPPSAAEYRQLKTRVTDLHPMTIIQNARTSGGGQVALVPTQAATVGPVETWKSKCVSIWQAGMHDNPFGIRLTTLMISQGIADASVPMSLLAEHDDVCFTLLRSGIGVCETEMH is encoded by the coding sequence ATGACACGCCCGCTTAGTAAGATTGCCCCAAGTTGGTGGGACTACACAACCCTTGACCCAACGCTGCTAGCTGATGCGGCCAAACTCTCAGCCGAAGACCTATCGTCGATGTCACGCCCAGGATTTTCGGTTCGTATCATCGATACCCTCGAAGAGTTCTACCTAGCCGAAGCACTCGAGTACATCAACGCGTGGAAGCAATCCACCGATGATCGACCTACCGGCATCTGCGGGCCAATCGGTCCGACCGAACAATTGCCTCTGGTTGCCCGTTTAGTCAACGACCTTGAGATCGACATTCGTGCTGCCCACTTCTGGGGCATGGACGAATGGGTTGATGAGCATGGCAAGCCTGTCTCAATCGAGCACCCGTTGAGCTTTGCCAAAGCGGACATGGAAATGTGCTTCAACAAGATCAATCCCAAATTGCGAATGCCTGACTCTCACTTGCATTTCCCCGCCGGGGACCTAGACGCCTACTCCAAGACGTTTGACGAAATCGACTGCTTGGTGATGCAGGGCGGACAAGGCGAAGTCAAACATTGGGCGTTCAATGACCCGCCGAAACGAGAAGGCGAGCATCTCAATGCGCCGCCATCAGCCGCCGAGTATCGTCAGCTTAAGACTCGCGTGACCGACTTGCACCCCATGACGATCATTCAAAACGCTCGCACCAGTGGTGGTGGCCAAGTTGCACTCGTGCCCACTCAAGCGGCCACGGTCGGACCAGTTGAAACTTGGAAATCGAAATGCGTTTCCATTTGGCAAGCCGGCATGCACGACAACCCATTCGGCATCCGCCTTACCACGCTGATGATCTCGCAGGGCATCGCTGATGCCTCGGTTCCGATGTCGCTGCTGGCCGAACACGACGATGTCTGTTTCACGCTTCTTCGATCTGGTATCGGGGTTTGCGAAACCGAAATGCACTAA
- a CDS encoding FAD-dependent oxidoreductase gives MKIVIIGGVAGGASAAARARRLDETAEIVVLERGEHPSFANCGLPYYVGGKIESRQKLLVAPVKMLRERHRLDVRTRSEVTQIDREKHIVHVRNLDSNESYLESYDKLVIATGAASFRPAIPGIESSRVMELRDLADADRMHAVVTSTAKRAVIVGGGFIGIEVAENLVSRGIHVTLVELGDQILTPWDREMIGSIDAHMRAQGVDIRLNDSVERFEETQGGLRMLLKSGETMEADFAVVSIGVRPESKLAVDSGIECAPRGGVVTNEHMQTSDPDIYAVGDVSQVQCFVSKTPIQIPLAGPANRQGRIAADHIFGRESSYRGTQGTAIVGVFGMTAAMTGLSEKVLQRSSIAYEKVYIHPSDHAGYYPGAQPLTLKLLFDPKSGVVLGAQCVGTSGVDKRIDVIAMAIQAGMTVFDLEEVELCYAPQYGHAKDPVNMAGFVASGVVRGDQPLVHANALAGDNGAFLLDVRSESEFAAGHIPGATNIPLESLRERKSELPQGQKINAYCKVGQRGYVATRILMQHRFDVANVSGGYTSWGHHQH, from the coding sequence ATGAAAATTGTGATCATTGGCGGCGTTGCCGGAGGAGCTTCTGCGGCCGCGAGAGCTAGGCGGCTGGACGAGACAGCTGAGATTGTTGTCCTGGAACGAGGCGAACATCCTTCTTTTGCGAACTGTGGGTTGCCTTACTATGTCGGTGGAAAGATCGAGTCTCGTCAGAAACTTCTGGTTGCACCGGTGAAGATGTTGAGAGAGCGTCACCGTCTTGACGTGCGAACGCGCAGTGAAGTGACGCAAATCGATCGAGAAAAACACATTGTTCATGTTCGAAATCTTGATTCGAACGAATCTTATCTTGAATCCTATGACAAGCTGGTTATCGCTACGGGTGCCGCTTCGTTCCGGCCAGCGATTCCTGGAATTGAAAGTTCGCGAGTGATGGAATTGCGAGACTTGGCGGATGCTGACCGCATGCATGCGGTGGTCACTTCCACGGCCAAGCGAGCGGTAATCGTCGGCGGTGGGTTTATCGGCATTGAAGTCGCTGAGAACCTCGTATCGCGAGGCATTCACGTCACATTAGTCGAACTTGGTGATCAAATTCTGACACCATGGGATCGCGAGATGATTGGCTCAATTGATGCTCATATGCGAGCGCAGGGTGTCGATATTCGCTTGAATGATTCGGTCGAACGTTTTGAAGAGACGCAAGGCGGTTTGCGAATGCTTTTGAAGTCTGGCGAAACGATGGAAGCTGATTTTGCGGTCGTTAGCATCGGAGTGCGTCCGGAGAGCAAGTTGGCAGTCGATTCAGGAATCGAATGCGCTCCCCGCGGTGGAGTTGTGACGAACGAGCATATGCAGACGAGTGATCCAGACATTTACGCGGTCGGCGATGTTTCGCAAGTGCAGTGTTTTGTGTCAAAGACGCCGATTCAAATACCTCTTGCCGGTCCAGCCAACCGTCAGGGCCGCATTGCCGCAGATCATATTTTTGGTCGCGAGTCGAGTTATCGAGGGACACAGGGAACGGCGATTGTTGGCGTATTTGGTATGACGGCTGCAATGACGGGGCTTAGCGAAAAAGTACTACAGCGAAGTTCAATCGCTTACGAGAAGGTTTACATCCACCCATCGGATCATGCTGGTTACTATCCCGGTGCTCAACCGCTGACATTAAAGTTACTTTTCGATCCAAAATCCGGCGTGGTTTTGGGGGCTCAGTGCGTAGGAACTAGCGGCGTCGACAAACGAATCGACGTGATCGCGATGGCGATTCAAGCGGGCATGACGGTATTCGATTTGGAAGAGGTCGAGTTGTGCTACGCGCCGCAATACGGACACGCAAAAGATCCAGTGAACATGGCTGGGTTTGTTGCTTCGGGAGTCGTTCGCGGTGATCAACCTTTAGTTCACGCAAACGCTTTGGCTGGCGACAACGGTGCGTTCTTGCTCGATGTTCGAAGCGAGAGTGAGTTTGCAGCAGGGCATATTCCCGGGGCCACCAATATCCCACTGGAAAGTCTTCGCGAACGAAAATCAGAATTGCCGCAAGGTCAGAAGATTAACGCGTACTGCAAAGTGGGACAGCGAGGATATGTGGCAACACGAATCCTTATGCAACACCGGTTTGATGTAGCAAACGTCAGTGGCGGCTACACGTCGTGGGGACATCACCAACACTGA
- a CDS encoding rhodanese-like domain-containing protein, translating into MQTISVHELAKKQSIGPIRLIDVRTPVEFREVHAIGAQNVPLDSPPFKTMVENHRKSSNDVLYVICKSGGRSSKACQQFIDAGADSVVSVDGGTSAWDAAGLPVLRGKKAISLERQVRITAGSLAFAGSLAAIVTSNALWAGVPAFIGAGLTFAGVTDTCGMGMLLAKMPWNQCSDGAACATEATV; encoded by the coding sequence ATGCAAACCATTAGCGTTCACGAACTAGCCAAGAAACAAAGTATTGGGCCTATTCGTTTAATCGATGTTCGCACGCCTGTCGAGTTCCGTGAAGTTCACGCGATTGGCGCTCAGAACGTTCCTCTTGATTCGCCACCGTTCAAAACGATGGTCGAGAATCATCGCAAATCTAGCAACGATGTCCTTTACGTGATCTGCAAGTCGGGTGGACGATCATCAAAGGCGTGTCAGCAATTCATTGACGCCGGGGCGGATAGTGTGGTTAGCGTCGACGGAGGCACTTCCGCATGGGATGCGGCGGGATTGCCTGTCTTGCGAGGCAAGAAAGCAATATCGCTCGAGCGGCAGGTTCGCATTACCGCCGGATCGCTGGCGTTTGCCGGATCGCTGGCTGCGATTGTCACCAGCAATGCTCTGTGGGCCGGCGTTCCTGCATTCATCGGTGCTGGATTAACATTTGCCGGAGTCACCGACACCTGTGGCATGGGAATGCTGTTGGCAAAGATGCCTTGGAACCAATGCAGCGATGGCGCGGCCTGCGCAACTGAGGCAACTGTTTAA
- a CDS encoding ArsR/SmtB family transcription factor, with protein sequence MANSSKSKTKQQAKSQQVKPKGSVQEFTEAAECLKTLAHPVRLRIVQLLLSGRYSVGELAEDCEIPDNVGSEHLRLLQRCGFLTSERQGRHVYYEIAEPHLQQLMACVENRFVR encoded by the coding sequence ATGGCGAACTCATCAAAATCGAAGACGAAACAGCAAGCGAAATCTCAGCAAGTAAAGCCCAAAGGCTCGGTTCAGGAATTCACTGAAGCGGCTGAGTGCTTGAAAACGCTCGCTCATCCGGTGCGATTGAGAATTGTGCAACTCTTGCTGAGTGGTCGCTACTCGGTTGGCGAGTTGGCCGAGGATTGTGAGATTCCCGACAATGTCGGATCCGAGCATCTTAGGTTGCTGCAACGCTGCGGTTTTTTGACCAGCGAACGTCAAGGTCGACACGTCTACTATGAAATCGCCGAACCACATCTCCAGCAATTGATGGCGTGTGTTGAAAACCGCTTTGTGCGATAG
- a CDS encoding cysteine hydrolase family protein, with product MKRGLIVIDVQREYFDGALPIRHPAGHLEAILAVMDDAAKAKIPTVVVRHHQPDPDSPMFRHGSDMWQLLEEVESRPRDLLVDKQLPGSFTNTDLDDFLKANDVDTVCIAGYMTQVCCDTTARQAFHRGYAVEFLSDATGTLDVSNKAGSVTAEQLHESILVAQQMFISDVIDRAEWTSRIA from the coding sequence ATGAAACGCGGACTCATTGTGATTGATGTTCAAAGAGAATACTTTGACGGTGCACTGCCGATCCGCCATCCCGCGGGCCATTTGGAAGCGATTCTTGCAGTCATGGACGATGCTGCAAAAGCAAAAATCCCGACGGTCGTGGTAAGGCATCATCAGCCCGATCCCGATTCGCCCATGTTTCGGCATGGAAGCGATATGTGGCAACTGCTCGAGGAAGTCGAATCGCGACCGCGCGACTTGCTTGTCGATAAGCAACTCCCAGGTTCATTCACCAATACTGATCTCGATGACTTCCTGAAAGCGAACGATGTCGACACTGTCTGCATCGCTGGCTACATGACTCAGGTATGCTGCGACACCACTGCGCGTCAAGCGTTTCATCGTGGCTATGCCGTTGAATTTTTAAGCGACGCCACCGGAACGCTTGATGTGTCCAACAAAGCAGGTTCCGTGACGGCCGAGCAGTTGCACGAATCCATCCTCGTTGCTCAGCAGATGTTTATCAGCGATGTGATCGACCGAGCGGAATGGACGTCGCGAATAGCTTGA
- a CDS encoding phosphatidylserine decarboxylase, which yields MDEIVYYDRYRRETCIEEVYGDKFLRWTYGTALGKSALHTLVKRPLFSHWYGWRMDRPVSKDKIAPFIKEFGLDAGEFLREPSEFDNFNQFFFRKLKPEARPIDPDPSSVVFPADGRHLCVPDLSRCEGLFVKGEMFDLAKLLDDDQLAETYASGSLLLSRLCPVDYHRFHFPAAGHAGRTRLINGPLYSVNPIALWQNIQILATNKRCITVLETEAFGDVLLLEIGATCVGGICQTFNEGAMVGKGDEKGYFRFGGSSTILIFEPGRIQFDEDLIQNSQQQRELYARVGDHMGTLV from the coding sequence ATGGACGAAATCGTCTATTACGATCGGTATCGTCGCGAGACATGCATCGAAGAGGTCTACGGCGACAAGTTTCTTCGCTGGACGTACGGCACAGCTTTGGGAAAGTCAGCGTTACACACGTTGGTTAAGCGGCCTCTGTTTTCGCATTGGTATGGATGGCGAATGGATCGCCCGGTATCTAAAGACAAGATTGCTCCCTTCATCAAAGAGTTTGGCCTTGATGCGGGAGAGTTCTTGCGTGAGCCGTCTGAGTTCGATAATTTCAACCAATTCTTCTTTCGCAAACTCAAGCCCGAGGCACGCCCGATTGATCCAGACCCATCATCGGTGGTCTTCCCTGCCGATGGTCGTCACCTTTGTGTTCCCGACTTGTCTCGGTGTGAAGGTTTATTTGTGAAGGGCGAAATGTTTGACTTGGCAAAGCTACTTGATGACGACCAACTCGCCGAGACTTATGCCAGCGGAAGTTTGCTGCTCTCTCGACTTTGCCCGGTCGACTATCATCGCTTTCACTTTCCTGCGGCGGGACATGCCGGTCGCACGCGACTTATCAACGGCCCGTTGTATTCGGTAAATCCCATTGCGCTTTGGCAGAACATCCAGATCCTGGCCACGAACAAACGTTGCATAACAGTATTGGAAACTGAAGCGTTCGGCGACGTTTTGTTGTTGGAAATTGGTGCAACTTGTGTGGGCGGAATCTGCCAAACGTTCAACGAGGGCGCGATGGTTGGCAAGGGAGATGAGAAGGGTTACTTCCGCTTCGGAGGATCATCGACCATCTTGATATTTGAACCAGGTCGCATTCAGTTCGACGAGGATCTGATCCAAAATTCTCAACAACAGCGGGAACTATACGCTCGCGTGGGCGATCACATGGGGACGCTTGTGTAG
- a CDS encoding MFS transporter has translation MTSILLRYQRSFQGLPPAVWSLALVMLVNRSGAMVIPFLSLYLAHEMGWGELFAGKSIAVYGAGACVGAYLGGRLAACIGAQRVQQYSLLGNAIGLCVLSMMDTKASILVTLFCLSVVSEAFRPANVTAICESVPDHLQRRAFALNRMAINLGFTLGPAIGGVLAGISYSMLFYVDAASCIGAAFVLIRSKHLGRCHKARPAEVHNVLDNADGMTLVRPFHFAAFLGLSLLVFLIFFQLMSTYPIYLRNQLGMLEWQIGSLMSINTLMIVAFEMVLVESMQKYQSLSVMALGVFILCEGFALLSVGGGAGIAIAALVVWTIGEMMVMPVMMTFVAQSCEPNYRSRRIGVYSTTLSVAFVLAPLLGAWCYSIYPAFIWWLAALIGPIASLGLLQLRFEIDRGCGVNEPSVVQSREQAIRELRVDMIDPHV, from the coding sequence GTGACTTCTATACTTCTGCGCTATCAACGTTCATTCCAAGGTCTACCTCCAGCGGTTTGGAGCTTGGCGCTGGTGATGCTTGTCAATCGTAGCGGAGCGATGGTGATTCCGTTTCTATCGCTGTACCTCGCGCACGAAATGGGCTGGGGTGAACTATTCGCAGGAAAGTCAATCGCAGTCTACGGCGCCGGCGCTTGCGTTGGTGCATACCTAGGCGGTCGACTTGCAGCGTGCATTGGCGCGCAGCGAGTTCAACAGTATTCGTTGCTAGGAAACGCGATCGGTCTTTGCGTACTTTCGATGATGGATACCAAGGCCAGTATTCTGGTGACCCTCTTTTGCCTGAGTGTTGTTTCCGAAGCCTTTCGTCCTGCCAACGTAACGGCAATCTGTGAATCGGTGCCGGACCACCTCCAACGCCGCGCTTTCGCCTTGAATCGAATGGCGATCAATCTCGGCTTCACACTCGGACCAGCAATTGGCGGTGTCTTGGCAGGTATTAGCTACTCGATGCTGTTCTACGTCGATGCGGCATCCTGCATCGGTGCAGCATTCGTCTTGATCCGATCGAAACATCTTGGACGTTGTCACAAGGCTCGGCCAGCGGAGGTTCACAATGTGTTGGACAATGCTGACGGCATGACTTTAGTTCGACCTTTTCACTTTGCCGCCTTCTTAGGTCTCTCATTGCTCGTTTTCCTGATCTTCTTCCAATTGATGAGCACCTACCCAATCTACTTGAGAAACCAACTCGGGATGCTCGAGTGGCAGATCGGGTCACTCATGTCCATCAACACCCTCATGATTGTCGCTTTCGAAATGGTGTTGGTAGAGTCGATGCAGAAGTATCAATCCTTGTCCGTGATGGCTTTGGGTGTCTTCATACTCTGCGAAGGTTTCGCGCTGCTTAGCGTTGGTGGCGGAGCGGGAATCGCAATCGCAGCGTTGGTCGTGTGGACGATTGGCGAAATGATGGTGATGCCCGTGATGATGACATTTGTGGCCCAATCATGCGAACCGAACTATCGCTCACGACGCATCGGAGTGTACTCAACGACGCTATCGGTTGCGTTTGTGCTTGCGCCGTTGCTTGGTGCGTGGTGCTATTCCATTTACCCAGCTTTTATTTGGTGGCTCGCGGCCCTGATAGGTCCCATCGCAAGCTTGGGTTTACTGCAACTTCGATTCGAAATCGATCGAGGCTGCGGCGTGAATGAACCTTCCGTAGTTCAGTCGCGAGAACAGGCAATTCGCGAATTACGCGTAGACATGATTGATCCACATGTCTAG
- a CDS encoding DUF2721 domain-containing protein: protein MNIELTTPALLFSTISLLLLVYTNRFLTLASIIRKLHVEYLATSDPIAAAQIANLRKRVNLIRDMQTLGVSSLLSCTVCMGLLFAGLVVVGKIVFALSLILMVGSLAVLLREISMSVGALNLLLQDMETEHPES from the coding sequence GTGAACATTGAACTCACCACACCCGCGCTACTATTTTCGACAATTTCCTTGTTGCTATTGGTTTACACCAATCGCTTCCTGACTTTGGCTTCGATCATACGTAAGTTGCACGTCGAGTACTTAGCGACGTCCGATCCGATTGCAGCAGCGCAAATTGCCAATCTACGAAAACGGGTCAATCTAATCCGTGACATGCAGACGCTAGGCGTTTCAAGCTTGTTGTCATGTACCGTTTGCATGGGATTGTTGTTCGCCGGGTTAGTGGTAGTGGGTAAGATCGTCTTTGCTTTAAGCCTAATTTTGATGGTAGGATCGCTCGCTGTCCTGCTACGGGAAATAAGCATGTCGGTCGGCGCACTAAACTTGCTTCTGCAAGACATGGAAACTGAACACCCCGAAAGTTGA